From a region of the Streptomyces sp. NBC_00193 genome:
- a CDS encoding S16 family serine protease has product MLSRLTRLPRPAALAVCAVPVLALFAVAAFAPLPFVIAQPGLTADVLGSRDGKQVIAITGAPTRETTGQLRMTTIQATGPSTSVTLPELVGDWFDTSRAVMPRESVYPSGGSDKEIEEHNLEEMTKSQSTASEAALGYLHKDPKDVKVELNLADVGGPSAGLLFSLGIVDKLDGNGSGGDLTGGSTIAGTGTITASGEVGAVGGVALKTQAARRDGASVFLVPAAECSDAKSELPEGLRLVPVTSLTDAVDALRALQKKGESVPSC; this is encoded by the coding sequence GTGCTCTCTCGCCTCACACGTCTGCCGCGTCCCGCCGCCCTCGCCGTCTGCGCCGTGCCCGTGCTCGCGCTGTTCGCCGTCGCGGCCTTCGCCCCGCTGCCCTTCGTGATCGCGCAGCCGGGCCTCACGGCCGACGTGCTCGGCTCCCGCGACGGCAAGCAGGTCATCGCCATCACCGGGGCGCCCACCCGCGAGACCACGGGCCAGCTGCGGATGACCACCATCCAGGCCACCGGCCCCTCCACCTCCGTCACCCTCCCCGAGCTGGTCGGCGACTGGTTCGACACCTCCCGGGCGGTCATGCCCAGGGAGTCGGTGTACCCGTCGGGCGGAAGCGACAAGGAGATCGAGGAGCACAACCTGGAGGAGATGACCAAGTCGCAGTCGACGGCCTCCGAGGCCGCCCTCGGCTACCTCCACAAGGACCCGAAGGACGTGAAGGTCGAGCTGAACCTCGCCGACGTCGGCGGTCCCAGCGCGGGACTGCTCTTCTCCCTCGGCATCGTCGACAAGCTCGACGGGAACGGCAGCGGCGGCGATCTCACCGGCGGCAGCACCATCGCCGGTACGGGCACCATCACCGCGTCCGGCGAGGTCGGCGCGGTCGGTGGCGTGGCCCTGAAGACTCAGGCCGCGCGGCGCGACGGGGCGAGCGTGTTCCTCGTACCGGCGGCGGAGTGCTCGGACGCCAAGTCCGAACTGCCCGAGGGGCTGCGGCTGGTCCCCGTCACTTCGCTGACGGATGCGGTTGACGCGCTGCGGGCTCTGCAGAAGAAGGGCGAATCGGTTCCGTCCTGCTGA
- a CDS encoding MFS transporter yields the protein MSVLPQRAAAPAEPIPDHPKGGIFGPAYRTLSIGIISVIFLIAFEATAVGTAMPVAARELDGIALYAFAFSAYFTTSLFGMVLSGQWADRQGPLRPLTVGIGSFAAGLVCSGTAGAMWMFVLGRAVQGFGGGLVIVALYVVVSRAYEERLRPAIMAAFAASWVVPSIVGPLAAGTVTEHLGWRWVFLGIPALVFVPLAVALPAIRRNASGPVDPEAPPVAFDRRRIRLALGISVGAGLLQYAAQDLRWLSLLPGLAGAALLVPAVLGLLPRGTYLARRGLPSVVLLRGVAAGSFIAAESFVPLMLVTQRGLSPTMAGFSLALGGVTWAAGSWVQSQGRVAPYRERLMVLGMIMVAASIAGAPAVLVEWVPVWTLALVWALGCLGMGLVIGSTSVLLLKLSAPEEAGANSASLQISDALANVVLLAAGGAAFAALGGGAVGAAHSVAEGAGASHPGAFVVVFLPMACVALVGAWVATRLDAEPSRG from the coding sequence ATGAGCGTCCTCCCCCAGCGAGCTGCTGCACCGGCCGAACCGATACCCGACCACCCGAAGGGCGGGATCTTCGGGCCCGCGTACCGGACGCTCAGCATCGGGATCATCTCCGTCATCTTCCTGATCGCCTTCGAGGCCACCGCCGTCGGGACCGCCATGCCCGTGGCGGCCCGGGAGCTGGACGGGATCGCGCTCTACGCCTTCGCCTTCTCCGCCTACTTCACGACCAGCCTCTTCGGGATGGTGCTCTCCGGGCAGTGGGCCGACCGGCAGGGCCCGCTGCGGCCGCTGACCGTGGGGATCGGGTCCTTCGCCGCCGGGCTGGTGTGTTCCGGGACCGCCGGGGCGATGTGGATGTTCGTGCTCGGGCGGGCCGTGCAGGGGTTCGGGGGCGGGCTGGTCATCGTCGCGCTCTACGTGGTCGTCAGCCGGGCCTACGAGGAGCGGCTGCGGCCCGCGATCATGGCGGCCTTCGCAGCGAGCTGGGTCGTGCCCTCGATCGTCGGGCCGCTGGCGGCGGGGACCGTCACCGAGCACCTCGGGTGGCGCTGGGTCTTCCTCGGGATACCCGCGCTGGTCTTCGTACCGCTCGCGGTGGCGCTGCCCGCGATACGGCGGAACGCCTCCGGGCCGGTGGACCCCGAGGCTCCGCCCGTGGCGTTCGACCGGCGGCGGATCCGGCTGGCGCTGGGGATCTCGGTCGGTGCGGGGCTGCTGCAGTACGCCGCGCAGGATCTGCGCTGGCTGTCGTTGCTGCCGGGGCTCGCGGGGGCGGCCCTGCTGGTGCCCGCCGTGCTGGGGCTGCTGCCGCGCGGGACCTACCTGGCGCGGCGCGGGCTGCCGTCGGTGGTGCTGCTGCGGGGCGTGGCTGCGGGGTCGTTCATCGCGGCGGAGAGCTTCGTACCGCTGATGCTGGTCACCCAGCGGGGGCTGAGCCCGACGATGGCCGGTTTCTCGCTCGCCCTGGGCGGGGTGACGTGGGCGGCCGGCTCGTGGGTGCAGTCGCAGGGGCGGGTGGCGCCGTACCGGGAACGGCTGATGGTGCTGGGCATGATCATGGTCGCCGCGTCGATCGCCGGAGCGCCGGCGGTGCTCGTGGAGTGGGTGCCGGTGTGGACCCTGGCGCTGGTGTGGGCGCTGGGGTGCCTGGGGATGGGGCTCGTCATCGGCTCCACGAGCGTGCTGCTGCTGAAGCTGTCGGCGCCGGAGGAGGCGGGCGCGAACTCCGCCTCGCTGCAGATCTCGGACGCGCTGGCCAATGTGGTGCTGCTGGCGGCGGGCGGGGCGGCGTTCGCCGCGCTGGGCGGGGGAGCGGTGGGTGCGGCGCACTCCGTGGCGGAGGGGGCCGGGGCTTCGCACCCCGGTGCGTTCGTCGTGGTGTTCCTGCCGATGGCCTGCGTGGCACTGGTGGGGGCGTGGGTGGCCACCCGACTGGATGCGGAGCCCTCGCGGGGCTGA
- a CDS encoding type II toxin-antitoxin system death-on-curing family toxin, whose product MNGIGTRHLTLREVLDLAQYACLAQDQPVELRAPGLLESAVHRPRARMFGTSAYEDTFEQAAALLHGIATNHPLVDGNKRTAWLAAATFLALNGVDLGDVDQDAAYGLVIDVASGDEGDTGRIAERLRALNPRM is encoded by the coding sequence ATGAACGGAATCGGCACCCGGCACCTCACACTCCGGGAGGTCCTCGACCTGGCGCAGTACGCCTGTCTTGCCCAGGACCAGCCCGTCGAGCTGCGGGCTCCCGGGCTGCTGGAGTCGGCCGTGCACCGGCCGCGGGCTCGGATGTTCGGGACTTCGGCGTACGAGGACACCTTCGAGCAGGCGGCCGCGCTGCTGCACGGGATCGCGACGAACCACCCCCTCGTCGACGGGAACAAGCGCACCGCCTGGCTCGCCGCCGCCACCTTCCTCGCCCTCAACGGAGTCGATCTCGGTGATGTCGATCAGGACGCGGCGTACGGCCTGGTCATCGACGTGGCGTCGGGCGACGAGGGGGACACCGGGCGGATCGCGGAGCGGCTGCGCGCGCTGAACCCGCGAATGTGA
- a CDS encoding IclR family transcriptional regulator, translating to MTAETSQTLDRGLRVLKLLADTDHGLTVTELSNRLGVNRTVVYRLLATLEQHALVRRDLGGRARVGLGVLRLGRQVHPLVREAALPALRSLAEDIGATAHLTLVDGTEALAVAVVEPTWTDYHVAYRPGFRHPLDRGAAGRAILAARQGTLIEPGYTLTHGELEAGASGAAAPLVGITGLEGSVGVVMLADAVPERVGPRVVDAAREVADALR from the coding sequence GTGACCGCGGAAACCTCCCAGACTCTCGACCGAGGACTCCGAGTTCTCAAACTGCTCGCCGACACCGACCACGGTCTGACCGTCACCGAGCTCTCCAACCGCCTCGGTGTGAACCGCACCGTGGTCTACCGCCTCCTGGCCACCCTCGAACAGCACGCCCTGGTCCGCCGCGACCTCGGCGGCCGCGCCCGCGTCGGGCTCGGGGTGCTGCGCCTGGGCCGCCAGGTGCACCCGCTCGTGCGCGAGGCCGCGCTGCCCGCGCTGCGCTCCCTCGCCGAGGACATAGGCGCCACCGCGCACCTGACCCTCGTGGACGGAACCGAAGCGCTCGCCGTGGCGGTCGTCGAGCCGACCTGGACCGACTACCACGTGGCCTACCGGCCCGGCTTCCGCCATCCGCTGGACCGCGGGGCAGCCGGCCGGGCCATCCTGGCCGCCCGTCAGGGCACGCTCATCGAGCCCGGGTACACGCTCACCCACGGGGAGCTCGAAGCGGGCGCCAGCGGCGCTGCTGCACCCCTGGTGGGCATCACCGGGCTGGAGGGCAGCGTGGGCGTCGTCATGCTGGCCGACGCCGTGCCCGAGCGGGTCGGCCCGCGCGTCGTGGACGCCGCCCGCGAGGTGGCCGACGCCCTGCGCTAG
- a CDS encoding DUF6571 family protein translates to MLTYENVMNAPLGPLQTAITDWAAMVKKLDELAESARNGMKVKSDKAQWSGVTAGVARSLVDKTAKEFDDAARQAKGIHLLLADGHATLKAVQEQIKKLVADAPAAGFRIDETGRVSAIPLADPQDRYAAQHDPDYQETLRRNRGLWQDRVNRAVEDAQDADDSLVRALQANVTDDNNFTAPKYETLDAEQVDRAADLMKKVTGDGGTARNPEALRELEDLLDDNREDPEFATGFYRKVGPEGTLEMYATMSLDATSLGVPGRDRALMVANIQSDMGAMLGLATHKDVPNHLDAAWTTQLMKAGRKEMQVTGGVTTIYGYQALGALIREGTYDKEFLTAVGRDMVAMDRKDPKAWEYHTPYGLDSVLNQGGGGGRGFYPLTGLMEALGNNPDAATAFFNEPVREDSNGDGIVTKDDKPVGGQHGKDQGMVDYMLDKKPYMDSFDIAKAGDLHPAQQALGDALTVAVSHRSPGDEDAPPVPHTKEMAAVMERVVEKIGDKPELVVAEPGKGGPLNGLSGHFGQMAAEYMPDLQVSAENGSRTIKTNGETAEFHKADMAAFIGVVGQDPDAYGAITNSQRAFTTALINDVIVHRSEYEDVDAAIKVAVHPGGQIAGILSEARAEGTFAESGHKAEEYVKGVEDNAKWINRGISAVGGKYLEMVPVAGDIVEWLQEDITEGVVERATKDQAEKKGEVDHKAVIEYTDAEKAAGESAAQSVRKAAEGTGMSQRTIDALAGVASTETSNAHAVGRGHVATSNGGS, encoded by the coding sequence GTGCTGACGTACGAGAACGTGATGAACGCGCCCCTGGGCCCGCTCCAGACCGCGATCACCGACTGGGCCGCGATGGTCAAGAAGTTGGACGAGCTGGCGGAGTCGGCACGCAACGGCATGAAGGTCAAGTCGGACAAGGCCCAGTGGAGCGGCGTCACCGCGGGTGTCGCCCGCTCCCTCGTCGACAAGACGGCCAAGGAGTTCGACGACGCGGCCCGGCAGGCCAAGGGCATCCACCTCCTGCTCGCCGACGGGCACGCCACCCTCAAGGCGGTCCAGGAGCAGATCAAGAAGCTGGTCGCGGACGCCCCGGCCGCCGGGTTCCGCATAGACGAGACCGGGCGGGTGTCGGCCATACCGCTCGCCGACCCGCAGGATCGTTACGCCGCCCAGCACGACCCGGACTATCAGGAGACCCTCCGCAGGAACCGCGGCCTGTGGCAGGACCGGGTCAACCGGGCCGTGGAGGACGCCCAGGACGCGGACGACTCCCTCGTGCGCGCGCTGCAGGCCAATGTCACGGACGACAACAACTTCACCGCGCCGAAGTACGAAACCCTCGATGCCGAGCAGGTCGACCGGGCTGCCGACCTGATGAAGAAGGTCACCGGTGACGGGGGCACGGCCCGCAATCCCGAGGCGCTGCGCGAGCTGGAGGACCTGCTCGACGACAACCGTGAGGACCCGGAGTTCGCGACGGGCTTCTACCGGAAGGTCGGCCCCGAGGGCACGCTGGAGATGTACGCCACCATGTCTCTGGACGCCACGAGCCTCGGCGTCCCGGGCAGGGACCGTGCGCTGATGGTCGCGAACATTCAGAGCGACATGGGCGCGATGCTCGGCCTGGCCACGCACAAGGACGTGCCGAACCACCTCGACGCCGCGTGGACGACCCAGCTGATGAAGGCCGGCCGCAAGGAGATGCAGGTCACCGGCGGTGTGACGACGATCTACGGCTATCAGGCGCTCGGTGCGCTGATACGCGAAGGGACGTACGACAAGGAGTTCCTGACCGCGGTCGGCCGCGACATGGTCGCGATGGACCGCAAGGATCCGAAGGCGTGGGAGTACCACACCCCGTACGGCCTGGACTCGGTCCTCAACCAGGGCGGGGGCGGCGGCCGGGGCTTCTACCCGCTGACGGGCCTGATGGAGGCGCTGGGCAACAACCCGGATGCGGCGACCGCGTTCTTCAACGAGCCGGTCCGCGAGGACTCGAACGGCGACGGCATCGTCACCAAGGACGACAAGCCGGTCGGCGGTCAGCACGGCAAGGACCAGGGCATGGTCGACTACATGCTCGACAAGAAGCCCTACATGGACAGCTTCGACATCGCGAAGGCGGGTGACCTGCACCCGGCGCAGCAGGCGCTGGGAGACGCGCTGACGGTGGCGGTCTCCCACCGCAGTCCGGGCGACGAGGACGCCCCGCCGGTCCCGCACACCAAGGAGATGGCGGCCGTCATGGAAAGGGTCGTCGAGAAGATCGGCGACAAGCCGGAACTGGTCGTGGCGGAGCCCGGCAAGGGTGGACCGCTCAATGGCCTGTCCGGCCACTTCGGGCAGATGGCGGCGGAGTACATGCCGGACCTCCAGGTCTCGGCGGAGAACGGCAGCCGGACGATCAAGACGAACGGCGAGACGGCCGAGTTCCACAAGGCCGACATGGCGGCCTTCATCGGGGTCGTGGGCCAGGACCCCGATGCCTACGGGGCGATCACCAACTCGCAGCGGGCGTTCACGACAGCGCTGATCAACGACGTCATCGTGCACCGGAGCGAGTACGAGGACGTGGACGCGGCGATCAAGGTCGCCGTGCATCCCGGCGGCCAGATCGCGGGCATCCTCTCCGAGGCCAGAGCCGAGGGAACGTTCGCGGAGAGCGGCCACAAGGCCGAGGAGTACGTCAAGGGCGTCGAGGACAACGCCAAGTGGATCAACCGCGGCATCAGCGCGGTGGGTGGCAAGTACTTGGAAATGGTGCCGGTGGCCGGAGACATCGTGGAATGGCTCCAGGAGGACATCACGGAGGGCGTGGTGGAGCGAGCGACGAAGGATCAGGCGGAGAAGAAGGGCGAGGTCGATCACAAGGCGGTGATCGAGTACACGGACGCAGAAAAGGCGGCCGGCGAGTCTGCGGCCCAGTCGGTGCGCAAAGCCGCGGAAGGTACTGGCATGAGTCAGAGGACCATCGACGCCCTTGCCGGTGTGGCATCCACGGAGACGTCCAACGCCCACGCGGTCGGCCGGGGTCACGTCGCGACGTCGAACGGAGGCTCCTGA
- the mycP gene encoding type VII secretion-associated serine protease mycosin — MKADEIWKTSNGKGITVAVIDGGVNRIPELEGQVVPGKDFATTYSGDERTDSNEHGTAIAALIAGTGKHPSGDGSFGLAPGAKILPIRVPEAVDVKNAAWTAAIRYAADSEAKIINISLASSAEDPARLEAVKYALSKGKLIFAGVGNDGDSTNEVMYPAATPGVVGVSAVDSAGKVTPESQHGSQVDLSAPGIDIISACSGKTGVCKSHGTSDATALASASAALIWSAHPDWTNNQVLRVLMNTAGKPTDGAARSDFVGYGIVRPRIAVATPGDPGPADVYPLPDLAAAGGGTGTKAPSAPSSSSPEGSAPAPQADVKKDDGVGGSHLPYVGLALGLGACVLIGGAVTAVVVRRRSR, encoded by the coding sequence ATGAAGGCCGACGAAATCTGGAAGACGAGTAACGGTAAGGGAATCACGGTTGCCGTCATCGATGGTGGTGTCAACCGCATCCCGGAACTGGAAGGGCAGGTGGTCCCCGGAAAGGACTTCGCTACGACGTACTCCGGAGACGAGAGGACGGACTCCAACGAGCACGGCACGGCGATTGCTGCCCTGATTGCCGGAACTGGTAAACATCCCAGTGGCGATGGGTCGTTCGGTCTTGCTCCGGGTGCCAAGATTCTCCCGATCCGCGTGCCGGAAGCTGTTGACGTTAAGAATGCGGCCTGGACTGCGGCGATTCGGTATGCGGCAGACTCGGAAGCGAAGATCATCAACATCTCCCTGGCTTCATCTGCTGAAGATCCGGCACGCCTTGAGGCCGTCAAGTATGCCCTGTCCAAGGGGAAGTTGATTTTTGCTGGTGTTGGCAATGATGGGGACTCGACAAACGAGGTCATGTATCCGGCGGCGACGCCGGGTGTGGTGGGTGTCAGCGCTGTTGATTCCGCTGGCAAGGTGACTCCGGAATCACAGCACGGCTCCCAAGTGGATCTCTCGGCCCCGGGCATCGACATCATCTCGGCATGCTCCGGCAAGACCGGCGTGTGTAAGAGCCACGGCACAAGTGACGCCACCGCACTCGCCTCTGCCTCGGCAGCGTTGATCTGGTCCGCGCACCCCGACTGGACCAACAACCAGGTGCTCCGGGTTCTCATGAACACCGCCGGCAAGCCCACCGACGGCGCCGCGCGCAGTGACTTCGTCGGGTACGGCATCGTCCGTCCTCGTATCGCCGTGGCAACCCCCGGCGACCCTGGTCCCGCGGACGTCTACCCGCTCCCCGACCTCGCCGCAGCCGGCGGAGGGACGGGGACCAAGGCTCCCTCGGCTCCCTCCTCGTCCAGCCCTGAGGGCTCCGCCCCCGCTCCTCAGGCCGATGTGAAGAAGGACGACGGCGTCGGCGGCAGTCATCTCCCCTATGTCGGGCTCGCGCTCGGTCTCGGTGCCTGTGTGCTCATCGGTGGAGCCGTCACCGCCGTGGTCGTCCGGCGACGGAGCCGCTGA
- a CDS encoding DEAD/DEAH box helicase → MTTTASHHLSPAFPGRAPWGTASALRAWQQGALDRYLETQPRDFLAVATPGAGKTTFALTLASWLLHHHVVQQVTVVAPTEHLKKQWAEAAARIGIRLDPDYSAGPLSKDYHGVAVTYAGVGVRPMLHRNRCEQRKTLVILDEIHHAGDSKSWGEACLEAFDPATRRLALTGTPFRSDTNPIPFVAYEEGNDGIRRSSADYTYGYGNALGDGVVRPVIFLSYSGNMRWRTKAGDEIAARLGEPMTKDAISQAWRTALDARGDWMPNVLRAADQRLTEVRKGIPDAGGLVIAADQDSARAYAKLIREITGTKATVVLSDDTGASKRIDEFAASNDRWMVAVRMVSEGVDVPRLAVGVYATTISTPLFFAQAVGRFVRSRRRGETASVFLPTIPYLLGFANEMEVERDHVLDKPKKQGEEDPYADSEKEMEEANKQEDEDTGDEEQMSFEALESDAVFDRVLYDGAEFGMQAHPGSEEEQDYLGIPGLLEPDQVQMLLQKRQSRQIAHSKRKPDSEADLLELPADRRPVVSHKELLELRKSLNTMVGAYVHQSGKPHGVLHTELRRVCGGPPSAEATAGQLRERIKKVQEWATRMR, encoded by the coding sequence GTGACTACTACCGCCTCCCACCACCTCTCACCCGCCTTCCCCGGCCGCGCGCCGTGGGGTACCGCCAGCGCCCTGCGAGCTTGGCAGCAGGGTGCGCTGGACCGGTACCTGGAGACCCAGCCGCGCGACTTCCTCGCCGTCGCGACCCCCGGCGCCGGAAAGACCACCTTCGCGCTGACGCTCGCGTCCTGGCTGCTGCACCACCACGTGGTGCAGCAGGTGACCGTCGTCGCGCCCACCGAGCACCTGAAGAAGCAGTGGGCGGAAGCCGCTGCCCGGATAGGGATCCGGCTGGACCCGGACTACTCCGCCGGCCCGCTCAGCAAGGACTACCACGGGGTCGCCGTCACGTACGCGGGTGTCGGCGTGCGGCCGATGCTGCACCGCAACCGGTGCGAGCAGCGCAAGACCCTTGTCATTCTTGATGAGATCCACCACGCCGGTGACTCCAAGTCGTGGGGCGAGGCCTGTCTGGAGGCCTTCGACCCGGCGACGCGGCGGCTCGCCCTCACCGGTACGCCTTTCCGGTCCGACACCAATCCCATTCCTTTCGTGGCTTACGAGGAAGGGAACGATGGAATTCGGCGGTCCTCCGCCGACTACACCTACGGCTACGGGAACGCCTTGGGCGACGGGGTCGTGCGGCCCGTCATCTTCCTCTCCTACAGCGGCAACATGCGCTGGCGCACCAAGGCGGGCGACGAGATCGCCGCGCGCCTCGGCGAGCCGATGACCAAGGACGCCATCTCGCAGGCCTGGCGCACGGCCCTCGACGCGCGCGGCGACTGGATGCCGAACGTGCTGCGCGCCGCCGACCAGCGGCTGACCGAGGTCAGGAAGGGCATCCCGGACGCGGGCGGGCTGGTCATCGCCGCCGACCAGGACTCCGCGCGCGCCTACGCCAAGCTGATCCGGGAGATCACCGGCACCAAGGCCACCGTCGTACTGTCCGACGACACCGGCGCCTCGAAGCGGATCGACGAGTTCGCCGCGAGCAACGACCGCTGGATGGTCGCCGTCCGCATGGTGTCCGAGGGCGTCGACGTGCCGAGACTGGCGGTCGGCGTGTACGCCACCACCATCTCGACCCCGCTGTTCTTCGCGCAGGCCGTCGGGCGCTTCGTGCGCTCGCGCCGGCGCGGCGAGACGGCCTCGGTGTTCCTGCCGACCATTCCCTACCTGCTGGGCTTCGCCAACGAGATGGAAGTCGAGCGCGACCACGTCCTCGACAAGCCGAAGAAGCAGGGCGAGGAAGACCCGTACGCCGACTCCGAGAAGGAGATGGAGGAGGCGAACAAGCAGGAGGACGAGGACACCGGCGACGAGGAACAGATGTCCTTCGAGGCGCTGGAGTCCGACGCCGTCTTCGACCGGGTGCTGTACGACGGCGCCGAGTTCGGCATGCAGGCGCATCCGGGGAGCGAGGAGGAGCAGGACTACCTCGGCATCCCCGGGCTGCTGGAGCCCGACCAGGTGCAGATGCTGCTCCAGAAGCGGCAGTCGCGGCAGATCGCGCACAGCAAGCGCAAGCCCGACTCGGAGGCGGACCTGCTGGAGCTGCCGGCCGACCGGCGCCCCGTGGTCTCCCACAAGGAACTGCTGGAGCTGCGGAAGTCGCTCAACACGATGGTCGGTGCGTACGTCCACCAGAGCGGCAAGCCGCACGGGGTGCTCCACACCGAACTGCGCCGCGTGTGCGGCGGACCGCCGAGCGCGGAAGCCACGGCGGGACAGCTGCGCGAGCGGATCAAGAAGGTCCAGGAGTGGGCCACCCGGATGCGGTGA
- a CDS encoding WXG100 family type VII secretion target: protein MATNFESHTHQQLLAMLASANAETLKTRGAQLTDAAATIKEIGESLKDHRVTGWEGESATAFQDWVSRTGNATLRLSEYSAEGGKQLTQASQVVIEVKANMPTYDAAAAANLEASREYRNDPDAQQIGQQAHSKLSGDRQLAIQQMTKLAQGYEASATGMEMAEIPTFPAPPTAFVPPEVHGSEDVARSEGYAGGTGGGGSSGVPTPVGPSGSSHDSGSVAGPQPSPGGSGLTPTSPAPGPVPVPPDRNIGTGLDTIGPTPSPTLPPAPGVPGAPGPVGPGGGGPGVNPGGFVPPLTLPPGSGVPKPIGGIGPGGFGPGGTIPGPGAIGGKGGGLGGVAGLPPRDSGISGGRPVTPGGPGASIPRGTVIGAEGAQAAGRGMGGGMGMGGGGAHGSFGGSMAGRRLATEPGGVVGGGQSAVGGRSIAGGQPFTQGGSGLVRGGSGAGPAGGPMGHGGAGAHTPGRRGDGRQGERPDYLAEDEETWQGDARVVPPVID, encoded by the coding sequence ATGGCGACGAACTTCGAGAGCCACACGCACCAGCAGCTGCTGGCCATGCTCGCCTCGGCGAACGCGGAGACCCTCAAGACGCGCGGCGCCCAGCTGACGGACGCCGCGGCGACCATCAAGGAGATCGGCGAAAGCCTCAAGGACCACCGGGTCACCGGCTGGGAAGGCGAATCGGCGACGGCCTTCCAGGACTGGGTCAGCCGCACGGGCAATGCGACGCTGCGCCTGAGCGAGTACAGCGCCGAGGGCGGCAAGCAGCTGACGCAGGCCAGCCAGGTCGTCATCGAGGTCAAGGCCAATATGCCGACCTACGACGCGGCGGCAGCCGCCAACCTCGAAGCGTCCCGCGAGTACCGCAACGACCCGGACGCGCAGCAGATCGGCCAGCAGGCCCACTCGAAGCTGAGCGGCGACCGGCAGCTGGCGATCCAGCAGATGACGAAGCTGGCGCAGGGGTACGAGGCTTCGGCGACTGGCATGGAGATGGCGGAGATTCCGACGTTTCCGGCGCCTCCGACGGCGTTCGTGCCGCCGGAGGTCCACGGGTCTGAGGACGTAGCACGTTCCGAAGGCTATGCCGGAGGGACTGGAGGAGGCGGCTCGTCAGGTGTGCCCACGCCCGTGGGACCCAGCGGTTCATCGCACGACTCCGGATCTGTCGCCGGCCCGCAGCCGTCTCCGGGCGGTAGCGGCCTTACGCCGACGAGTCCGGCACCGGGCCCCGTTCCGGTGCCCCCGGACCGCAACATTGGCACGGGTCTCGACACCATCGGTCCCACGCCGAGTCCGACCCTTCCCCCGGCCCCGGGAGTGCCCGGAGCCCCGGGTCCGGTCGGACCGGGCGGCGGTGGTCCGGGTGTCAACCCTGGTGGGTTCGTCCCGCCCCTGACGCTGCCGCCGGGCAGTGGCGTCCCGAAGCCGATCGGGGGGATCGGTCCTGGCGGCTTTGGTCCCGGTGGGACCATTCCCGGCCCCGGCGCGATTGGTGGGAAGGGGGGCGGGCTGGGCGGTGTTGCCGGGCTGCCCCCGCGAGACAGCGGAATCTCTGGCGGTCGGCCCGTGACACCCGGTGGGCCGGGTGCGAGCATCCCCCGTGGCACGGTTATCGGTGCTGAGGGTGCCCAGGCGGCTGGGCGCGGCATGGGTGGCGGTATGGGTATGGGAGGTGGCGGAGCTCACGGCAGTTTCGGCGGGTCCATGGCCGGCCGTCGTCTCGCCACCGAACCGGGCGGTGTCGTTGGTGGAGGCCAGTCGGCTGTGGGTGGTCGCTCAATCGCTGGTGGGCAGCCGTTCACGCAGGGTGGTTCCGGGTTGGTTCGCGGTGGGTCAGGTGCCGGACCGGCGGGTGGCCCCATGGGCCACGGCGGCGCTGGTGCGCATACTCCGGGCCGACGGGGCGATGGCCGGCAGGGTGAGCGCCCTGACTACCTGGCCGAGGACGAAGAGACGTGGCAGGGCGATGCTCGTGTCGTTCCGCCGGTGATCGACTGA